In one window of Opitutaceae bacterium DNA:
- a CDS encoding TonB-dependent receptor, with amino-acid sequence MRTTLPPHPLRFRAILLGLGFLLTFVGAVVAQTSTGTISGAVNNSDTGMFLKDVLVELPELHRQALTDDSGTYRLFDVPAGTHTARVSYIGLDTITRPVTVVAGQRVSLDFSMGTQVYKLQAFTVTGEREGNAASITRQRNAPNVKNVLALDALGNLPNDSAGELLIRLPGVAGAYDDEGNVTGVRIRGADTGLNTVSVDGNIQASAGGFNRDFRTHNISGALFEEIEVIKAPTPDMPGDSLGGAVNLKTRSPLAMKEKRRIEYGASARWAPAFLDNIPLRSGHRIHPMLSMGYQEVFDVMGESRNLGVSLKAFYSENVNTVDQTLLDYQSNSINAPAYVWDYRRQNAYNNRVQQSINAKVEFKLSDRSRFFLGSILNEAPEKFNRLYTVRAYTGSQTVAAIGANGQPTGSNPILPGWTADRTEIRAVPNSIVQMNSTLYSFFDRQRQVNGGGVHEFDRLKIDYDAAYSHSKPLLQSSRRAGNAGGGIFTMDTRNVGWIFDKSQSATEPSFKTTGTVDIHDPASYSNGQLVNRDNKRYTTYTNASANATYVLPTNFAASIKTGFRFRGGKFEEERNQQQFTYIGSSLGSLADRSLKLSYFDDFGGYLPFIDSAAAGQDIRANPQSWREDLYYQRSQWYQGTRAADEDVTAGYVQASARFENLSLLGGVRVERTEVNTWGYVRSRVLSTTAQRNADPIGSADRDYNNYTELNGSYTDWFPGLHAVYKFTTNLQARASWSNSIGRPTITSLLPSLSFSDAAQTVTISNPSLKPQYAENWDLGLEYYFEPVGQVSLGWFRKDISDFIVNGTAGIVGSGPDNGFNGDYAGYEIRTTANGGNAKIDGWEFNYQQQFTFLPGFWRGLSFSANYTKLETSGDYGEAGPRTTTTDVARFVPETANIRLAYSYGKLGFNILYNYQSAYLQDYSATDAARLRYRSARELINVGVSYRIHRNASLSVDVANIFNEPQEYYRGLADRLERSTTNGVAVVVGVRGRF; translated from the coding sequence ATGAGAACCACACTGCCACCCCATCCCCTTCGCTTCCGAGCCATACTCCTGGGCCTTGGATTTCTGCTGACTTTTGTTGGAGCGGTCGTCGCCCAAACGTCGACAGGCACGATTTCGGGTGCCGTGAACAATTCCGACACCGGAATGTTTCTCAAGGATGTGCTGGTCGAGCTGCCTGAGCTGCATCGTCAGGCGCTCACTGATGACTCCGGCACATACCGGCTCTTTGACGTGCCTGCGGGCACGCACACCGCAAGAGTGTCCTATATCGGTCTCGACACAATCACCCGCCCGGTGACGGTCGTAGCCGGACAGCGCGTGTCCCTGGACTTCAGCATGGGAACGCAGGTCTACAAGCTTCAGGCGTTCACGGTGACAGGCGAACGCGAGGGCAATGCCGCATCCATTACACGCCAGCGCAACGCACCGAACGTGAAGAATGTTCTCGCGCTCGATGCCCTCGGCAACCTGCCCAATGATTCGGCGGGGGAGCTGCTCATCCGGCTCCCCGGAGTCGCCGGCGCGTATGATGATGAGGGAAATGTCACGGGAGTCAGAATCCGCGGCGCGGATACGGGGCTCAACACCGTGAGTGTCGATGGAAACATCCAGGCCAGCGCAGGCGGATTCAACCGCGATTTCCGCACTCACAACATTTCCGGAGCGCTTTTCGAGGAGATCGAAGTGATCAAGGCGCCGACGCCCGACATGCCGGGCGATTCCCTGGGTGGGGCGGTCAATCTCAAGACGCGCTCTCCGCTTGCAATGAAAGAGAAGCGCCGGATCGAATATGGCGCCTCCGCGCGCTGGGCACCCGCCTTCCTCGACAACATCCCGCTGCGTTCCGGGCATCGCATCCACCCGATGCTGAGCATGGGCTACCAGGAAGTGTTCGATGTGATGGGCGAAAGCCGCAATCTCGGTGTCTCCCTCAAGGCGTTTTACAGCGAGAACGTCAACACGGTTGACCAGACGCTTCTCGACTACCAGTCGAACTCGATCAATGCCCCGGCCTATGTCTGGGACTACCGCAGGCAGAATGCCTACAACAATCGTGTGCAGCAGAGCATCAATGCGAAGGTGGAGTTCAAGCTCTCAGATCGATCGCGCTTCTTTCTGGGAAGCATATTGAACGAGGCTCCCGAGAAGTTCAATCGCCTGTACACCGTGCGCGCCTACACCGGCTCGCAGACTGTTGCGGCGATAGGAGCAAACGGCCAGCCCACCGGAAGCAATCCCATTCTTCCCGGGTGGACCGCAGACAGGACTGAAATCCGGGCGGTGCCCAACAGCATTGTCCAAATGAACTCAACCCTGTACAGCTTCTTCGACCGGCAGCGTCAGGTGAATGGCGGAGGCGTGCATGAGTTTGACCGGTTGAAAATCGACTACGACGCGGCCTACAGCCACTCCAAGCCTCTTTTGCAAAGCAGCCGCCGGGCAGGCAATGCTGGAGGCGGTATTTTTACAATGGATACGCGAAACGTGGGATGGATCTTCGACAAGTCGCAGTCAGCAACCGAACCGTCGTTCAAGACTACGGGAACGGTTGATATCCATGATCCGGCTTCCTATTCCAATGGACAGCTCGTCAATCGCGACAACAAGCGCTATACCACGTACACGAATGCCAGCGCCAATGCGACCTACGTGCTTCCGACAAATTTTGCGGCCTCCATCAAGACCGGGTTCCGGTTTCGTGGAGGGAAATTCGAGGAGGAGAGGAACCAGCAGCAATTCACCTACATCGGCAGCAGCTTGGGCTCCCTGGCCGACCGCAGCCTGAAGCTTTCCTATTTCGATGACTTTGGCGGCTACCTTCCGTTCATCGACTCCGCGGCTGCCGGACAGGATATCCGCGCCAATCCGCAGAGCTGGAGGGAGGATCTCTACTACCAGCGCTCGCAATGGTACCAAGGGACACGTGCCGCCGACGAAGACGTCACGGCCGGATATGTACAGGCGAGCGCCCGTTTCGAGAATCTGAGCCTGCTCGGCGGTGTGCGCGTTGAACGGACTGAAGTCAACACGTGGGGCTATGTGCGCTCGCGTGTGCTTTCGACCACCGCCCAGCGAAATGCCGATCCGATTGGATCAGCCGATCGCGACTACAACAATTACACGGAGCTGAACGGCAGCTATACCGACTGGTTCCCTGGGCTGCATGCGGTGTACAAGTTCACCACCAATCTTCAGGCTCGTGCAAGCTGGTCCAACAGCATCGGCCGTCCGACAATCACGAGTCTGCTGCCGTCCCTGTCCTTCAGCGATGCCGCGCAAACGGTGACTATCAGCAATCCGTCCCTCAAGCCGCAGTATGCGGAGAACTGGGATCTCGGGCTGGAATACTATTTCGAGCCCGTGGGACAGGTTTCCCTGGGATGGTTCAGAAAGGATATCAGCGATTTCATCGTCAATGGCACCGCCGGAATTGTGGGGTCGGGACCTGACAACGGCTTCAATGGCGACTATGCGGGATACGAAATCCGCACCACAGCCAACGGAGGGAACGCAAAGATCGACGGGTGGGAGTTCAACTATCAGCAGCAGTTCACCTTCCTTCCCGGCTTCTGGCGCGGCTTGTCCTTCAGCGCCAACTATACGAAGCTGGAGACCAGCGGCGACTACGGTGAGGCAGGGCCTCGCACAACCACGACCGATGTCGCGCGGTTTGTGCCGGAGACGGCGAACATCCGCCTGGCCTATTCCTACGGGAAACTTGGGTTCAACATCCTCTACAATTACCAGAGCGCGTATCTGCAGGACTACAGTGCGACCGACGCCGCGCGCCTGCGCTACAGGAGTGCGCGCGAACTCATCAATGTCGGCGTGTCCTACCGCATCCATCGCAATGCGAGTCTCTCCGTCGATGTGGCCAATATCTTCAACGAACCACAGGAATACTATCGCGGCCTGGCTGACCGGCTCGAGCGCTCGACCACAAACGGAGTTGCCGTGGTGGTCGGAGTGCGCGGTCGCTTCTAG
- a CDS encoding TIM barrel protein produces the protein MPKLAAFPKAFVRALCKDATMTLQQWVDLAAPLRLDGLEYYSGFHELQDPARWSDARRTVERAGMVIPMLCCSPDFSQPDPELRRREIEREKTWIRMAATLGAGYCRVLSGQRRPELSLSRGLDLVVSAIEECLPEAEACDVTLILENHYKDDFWSYPEFAQRMDVFCSLVDRIRHPHFGVNYDPSNAIIAGDDPLELLRRVKDRVVTMHASDRFLIEGTIEDLRCEENGSEGYVKRLRHGEIGRGLNDYDAIFGELRGVGFDGWISIEDGVDGMEQLEASARFLRMKIARHWNPP, from the coding sequence ATGCCAAAACTGGCCGCCTTTCCCAAGGCTTTCGTTCGCGCCCTTTGCAAGGACGCCACCATGACCCTGCAGCAATGGGTCGATCTCGCTGCTCCGTTGAGGCTCGACGGGCTTGAGTATTACAGCGGGTTTCATGAGCTTCAGGATCCGGCGCGCTGGAGCGATGCCCGCCGGACGGTGGAACGGGCGGGCATGGTGATTCCGATGCTCTGCTGCTCCCCGGATTTCTCGCAGCCTGATCCGGAGTTGCGGCGCAGGGAGATCGAGCGTGAAAAGACGTGGATTCGCATGGCCGCGACCCTCGGCGCCGGATATTGCCGCGTGCTCTCGGGTCAGCGCCGCCCCGAGCTGTCGCTCTCCCGGGGACTCGACCTGGTGGTGAGTGCGATCGAGGAGTGCCTTCCCGAAGCGGAGGCCTGCGACGTAACGCTCATCCTTGAGAATCATTACAAGGACGACTTCTGGAGTTATCCCGAATTTGCGCAGAGGATGGATGTCTTTTGCTCGCTCGTGGATCGTATCCGACACCCGCATTTTGGCGTGAACTACGACCCCAGCAATGCGATCATCGCGGGGGATGACCCGCTCGAACTGCTGCGGCGGGTGAAGGACCGTGTCGTCACCATGCACGCCAGCGATCGTTTTCTGATCGAAGGAACGATTGAGGATCTGCGCTGTGAGGAAAACGGAAGCGAAGGCTATGTGAAGCGACTCCGCCATGGGGAGATAGGCCGCGGGCTGAATGACTACGATGCCATCTTTGGCGAATTGCGGGGCGTGGGATTCGACGGGTGGATCAGCATTGAGGATGGCGTCGACGGCATGGAACAACTCGAGGCAAGCGCCCGTTTTCTTCGCATGAAGATTGCCCGGCATTGGAATCCCCCCTGA
- a CDS encoding VCBS repeat-containing protein → MKRHLLRVLVLALIGGVLSAAPEMPRLKHNNPGLLVELGVGLWAWPLPMDHDGDGLMDLVVVCTDKPSNGIYVFRNSGQTDPQNHLPVFLPAKRIGSAVGNPQVSYIDGKVIVTSPNHVYPDFRERGFQGGVKIPAPSKIHVAPGNIRANQWRFVDYDGDGRLDLIVGIGWWGDYGWDNAYDASGKWTNGPLHGYVYLLRNTGTSAKPVYSPAVKLHAGEKEIDVYGMPSPNFADFDGDGDLDLVCGEFRDGFTYFENVGSRTAPRYSAGRRLTNGGRSISMDLCMITPVAYDFNGDGHMDLIVGDEDGRVAFIEHTGKVLDGMPQFLPPRYARQYADNVKFGALSSPVSVDWDGDGLDDLVSGDSAGYIGFIKNLGGSPPRWAAPVYLAADGRTIRIMAGPNGSIQGPAEAKWGYSNVSVADWDGDGLPDILDLGIWGRITLYRNIGTRTEPRLAKGVALEVNWGGPVPKPAWNWWSPRGGELVVPWRCTPSMIDLNGDGLMDLVTLDTDGYLAFYQRRRVADGSLELQPPRRAFWSEGASEFNSAGVPTGAGKDRPGLLRMNSGTAGKSGRRTFCWVDWDGDGRLDLIVNSQPNANLFLGRGINDRGEWAFDYKGPMHPQVIAGHSTTPTPVDWDKDGVSDLLIGAEDGFFYNLKNPRSR, encoded by the coding sequence ATGAAACGCCACTTACTACGGGTACTTGTCTTGGCATTGATCGGCGGTGTGCTTTCAGCTGCGCCGGAGATGCCGCGTCTCAAGCACAACAATCCAGGCCTGCTGGTGGAGCTGGGGGTTGGACTCTGGGCGTGGCCCCTGCCCATGGATCATGATGGGGACGGCCTAATGGATCTCGTCGTGGTTTGCACCGACAAGCCTTCGAACGGCATCTATGTTTTCCGGAATTCAGGCCAGACGGACCCGCAGAACCACCTTCCTGTCTTTCTTCCCGCGAAACGCATCGGTTCCGCAGTGGGGAATCCGCAGGTTTCGTATATTGACGGCAAGGTGATCGTCACGAGTCCGAATCACGTCTATCCTGATTTTAGGGAGCGCGGCTTCCAGGGCGGAGTGAAGATTCCCGCGCCAAGCAAGATCCACGTGGCACCGGGCAATATCCGGGCGAACCAGTGGCGCTTTGTCGACTACGATGGCGACGGCCGGCTGGATCTGATCGTTGGCATCGGTTGGTGGGGCGACTATGGCTGGGACAACGCCTACGATGCCAGTGGCAAATGGACCAACGGTCCGCTGCATGGATATGTCTATCTTCTCCGAAACACCGGCACCTCCGCCAAGCCGGTGTATTCCCCCGCGGTCAAGCTTCATGCGGGTGAAAAGGAGATCGATGTCTACGGCATGCCATCGCCGAACTTTGCCGACTTCGATGGCGATGGTGACCTCGACCTGGTCTGCGGAGAGTTTCGCGATGGTTTCACCTACTTCGAGAATGTGGGAAGTCGCACCGCACCCCGATACTCGGCGGGTCGCCGCCTGACGAACGGAGGACGCTCGATTTCCATGGACCTCTGCATGATCACGCCCGTGGCCTATGATTTCAACGGCGATGGGCATATGGATCTGATCGTGGGTGATGAGGATGGCCGCGTGGCGTTCATCGAGCACACGGGCAAGGTGCTGGACGGCATGCCGCAGTTTCTTCCTCCGCGCTATGCGCGCCAGTATGCGGACAATGTGAAGTTTGGTGCGCTTTCATCCCCGGTGAGCGTCGATTGGGATGGTGACGGGCTGGACGATCTCGTCTCGGGCGACAGCGCCGGTTACATTGGATTCATCAAGAATCTTGGCGGCAGCCCCCCGCGCTGGGCCGCGCCCGTCTATCTGGCGGCCGATGGCCGGACCATTCGCATCATGGCGGGACCAAATGGTTCCATACAGGGTCCGGCGGAGGCGAAATGGGGGTATTCCAATGTCAGTGTCGCAGACTGGGACGGCGACGGTTTGCCCGACATCCTGGATCTCGGGATCTGGGGGCGCATCACATTGTACCGTAACATCGGCACGCGCACAGAGCCCCGGCTCGCAAAGGGTGTCGCGCTTGAGGTCAATTGGGGTGGTCCCGTACCCAAGCCGGCTTGGAACTGGTGGAGCCCGCGAGGCGGTGAACTGGTGGTACCGTGGCGTTGCACGCCCTCAATGATAGACCTCAATGGCGACGGCCTCATGGATCTCGTCACGCTTGATACCGACGGCTACCTTGCATTCTACCAGCGCCGTCGCGTCGCGGATGGCAGCCTCGAGCTGCAGCCCCCGCGTCGCGCATTCTGGAGCGAGGGAGCTTCTGAATTCAACAGCGCTGGTGTTCCAACAGGTGCCGGCAAGGACAGGCCGGGACTGCTTCGCATGAATTCGGGGACGGCGGGCAAGAGCGGGCGCCGCACGTTCTGCTGGGTCGATTGGGATGGAGACGGCAGGCTGGACCTGATAGTCAATAGCCAGCCGAACGCGAACCTGTTCCTTGGTCGCGGAATCAACGACCGGGGAGAGTGGGCGTTTGATTACAAGGGGCCCATGCATCCGCAGGTCATTGCGGGTCATTCCACCACTCCAACCCCGGTGGACTGGGACAAGGATGGAGTGTCAGACTTGCTCATCGGTGCGGAGGATGGGTTTTTCTACAACCTGAAAAACCCGCGCTCAAGGTAG
- a CDS encoding SDR family oxidoreductase, which translates to MRLKDKVIIVTGSSTGIGRAIAERCVKEGAAVLVHGLVAAEAREVAQALGARAVAHGDDLADAASPGRIVERAMREFGRIDALVNNAAAIVRSNLSTTSVDFFDRVMAINVRAPLLLIQAAFAELKRNRGCVLNIGSINALSGESELLDYSISKGALQTLSRNLANAHGEDGVRFNHFNLGWVLTPNEYALQRRLGQPEDWPSHVPKTYAPSGRLLAPEDIASAAVYWLGDESRPVSGSVLELEQYSIYGRNPLKV; encoded by the coding sequence ATGAGACTGAAGGACAAGGTCATCATCGTCACCGGATCCTCGACCGGCATCGGCCGTGCGATCGCGGAGCGCTGCGTGAAGGAGGGGGCGGCCGTGCTTGTGCACGGTCTCGTCGCGGCGGAGGCGAGGGAGGTGGCGCAGGCGCTCGGCGCAAGGGCGGTGGCGCACGGGGACGATCTCGCCGACGCAGCGAGCCCCGGGCGCATTGTGGAGAGAGCGATGCGCGAATTTGGCCGCATCGATGCCCTGGTCAACAATGCGGCCGCGATCGTGCGTAGCAATCTGTCGACCACGAGTGTGGATTTTTTCGACCGTGTCATGGCGATCAATGTGCGCGCGCCGCTTCTGCTGATCCAGGCCGCGTTTGCCGAGTTGAAGCGGAACCGCGGCTGTGTGTTGAACATCGGCTCGATCAACGCCCTCAGCGGTGAAAGCGAGCTCCTTGACTACAGCATTTCAAAGGGGGCGCTGCAGACGCTTTCCAGGAATCTTGCAAACGCCCATGGCGAGGATGGTGTGCGCTTCAACCACTTCAACCTCGGCTGGGTGCTCACGCCGAATGAGTACGCTCTGCAGCGGCGACTCGGGCAGCCCGAGGACTGGCCGTCCCATGTGCCGAAAACCTACGCACCGTCCGGCCGGCTGCTTGCGCCTGAGGATATTGCCAGTGCGGCGGTCTACTGGCTCGGTGACGAATCCCGCCCCGTTTCCGGATCAGTGCTCGAACTCGAGCAGTACTCCATCTACGGACGCAATCCGCTCAAGGTCTGA
- the def gene encoding peptide deformylase: protein MPLRIVHYNDPILRQKGRNVTVFDADLARLASEMVAAMNVAEGIGLAAQQIGLALQLCVVDLASAKRNFTWSLDGVATPLELIMPMTLVNPSISIQASENLAYEEGCLSFPGIRGDVIRPDRISVAFQDLNGVAHTMVCNGLLARCILHEVDHLNGVLFIDRMDKKLRQTLDTEIKALAAETRASATRT from the coding sequence ATGCCCTTGCGAATAGTTCATTACAACGACCCGATCCTGAGGCAGAAAGGCCGCAATGTCACGGTCTTCGACGCCGACCTCGCCAGATTGGCCAGTGAAATGGTCGCAGCCATGAATGTGGCCGAAGGCATAGGGCTGGCAGCCCAGCAGATCGGACTCGCCCTGCAGCTTTGCGTGGTCGATCTCGCATCGGCCAAACGCAATTTCACCTGGTCGCTGGACGGGGTGGCCACTCCCTTGGAGCTGATCATGCCCATGACCCTCGTCAATCCTTCGATCAGCATCCAGGCCTCGGAGAACCTCGCCTACGAGGAGGGCTGTCTCTCATTTCCGGGGATCCGGGGCGATGTGATTCGACCCGACCGGATAAGCGTCGCCTTTCAGGACCTTAACGGCGTCGCTCACACCATGGTCTGCAACGGCCTGCTTGCCCGCTGCATCCTGCACGAGGTCGATCACCTGAACGGAGTCCTGTTCATCGACCGCATGGACAAGAAGCTCCGCCAGACCCTCGACACGGAAATCAAGGCGCTTGCCGCCGAGACCCGCGCTTCCGCAACCCGGACTTGA
- a CDS encoding dihydrodipicolinate synthase family protein has protein sequence MSSTYRPKGIYSAQWIPTDAAGRLDRRALAALIEFTRGHGIHGILALGSTGEFPQFGVEERKVVLRAVVELAGGLPVIANISDVRPRAAVELGRYAKEVGASAVALMPPMFFPVSPADQLAYFLHVAECVGLPVMLYNFPELTGKRIDLNVVSDFADRAPMCGIKQSGAEFGYHRDLVALGKEKHFSVMSGADTRLREVFSLGASGAIGGLVNIVPEWMVTLYRIALEGLKADPTVPAAGMVEVGRIVDQLTFPLNVAAGIEARGLNPGVPKMIVSAESQARYRKVVSDLRELFLGTGIGPGSI, from the coding sequence ATGTCATCCACATACAGGCCCAAGGGCATATATTCAGCACAATGGATTCCAACGGATGCCGCGGGGCGGCTCGATCGGCGGGCGCTTGCCGCGTTGATTGAATTTACGCGCGGTCACGGCATCCACGGCATCCTCGCGCTGGGAAGCACGGGGGAGTTTCCGCAGTTCGGTGTGGAGGAGCGCAAGGTTGTGCTCAGGGCGGTCGTGGAACTCGCCGGAGGATTGCCGGTGATCGCAAACATCAGCGACGTTCGTCCGCGTGCAGCCGTTGAACTCGGGCGGTATGCGAAGGAGGTTGGCGCGTCCGCCGTGGCGCTGATGCCGCCGATGTTTTTTCCGGTTTCACCTGCAGATCAGCTTGCGTACTTCCTGCATGTCGCGGAATGCGTGGGCCTGCCGGTCATGCTCTACAATTTTCCAGAACTGACGGGAAAACGCATTGATTTGAATGTGGTGTCGGATTTCGCCGATCGGGCGCCGATGTGCGGAATCAAACAGAGTGGCGCCGAATTCGGCTATCACCGCGATTTGGTCGCACTCGGAAAAGAGAAACATTTCTCGGTCATGTCCGGTGCGGACACTCGTCTGCGCGAGGTGTTTTCGTTAGGCGCGTCAGGTGCGATCGGAGGGCTGGTGAACATCGTTCCCGAGTGGATGGTCACTTTGTATCGGATAGCGTTGGAGGGGTTGAAAGCCGACCCCACGGTGCCTGCCGCCGGCATGGTGGAGGTCGGAAGAATTGTGGATCAGCTCACTTTCCCCCTCAATGTTGCCGCGGGCATCGAGGCCCGCGGCCTGAATCCCGGCGTGCCCAAGATGATTGTGTCCGCCGAGTCCCAGGCACGCTATCGAAAGGTGGTTTCCGACCTGCGCGAACTTTTCTTAGGGACCGGGATTGGGCCGGGTTCAATTTGA
- a CDS encoding zinc-binding dehydrogenase — MSKSPAVVNFAPEPHSVELREFARPTPGADDVILAVEAVGVCGSDLHQWTSSHSWPVNYPVVLGHEFGGVIAEVGSAVRNWREGDRVVSETAAVINPDSPLSRAGLYNLDPGRKGFGYGVNGAMTRFVRVPARCLHRVPAGLSMEFAALTEPCCVAFNAVVQNSRITPGDRVIVLGPGPIGILCAAMARLAGADVALVGLERDRARLEVARHYGCEVIVGDATAWAKERDGLGADGVIDAAGVSAALKIALELARPNGWISKVGWGPQPLGFSLDPLVQKNLTLQGSFSHNWPIWERVLALLASGRLDLKPIVGGVWKLEEWHEAFEKMHSGAIVKAVLRPA; from the coding sequence ATGAGCAAATCCCCGGCGGTCGTCAACTTTGCCCCTGAACCCCATAGTGTGGAGCTTCGTGAGTTTGCCCGTCCGACGCCAGGAGCGGACGATGTGATCCTCGCCGTTGAGGCAGTGGGAGTGTGCGGAAGCGATCTGCACCAGTGGACATCCTCCCATAGCTGGCCGGTCAACTACCCGGTTGTGCTCGGACACGAATTCGGCGGCGTGATCGCCGAGGTTGGATCCGCGGTGAGGAACTGGAGGGAGGGCGATCGCGTCGTTTCAGAAACCGCCGCCGTGATCAATCCCGACAGCCCGCTGTCGCGCGCAGGGCTTTACAACCTGGATCCCGGTCGCAAGGGCTTTGGCTACGGGGTCAATGGAGCCATGACCCGCTTCGTGCGCGTTCCTGCACGATGCCTGCACCGCGTGCCGGCCGGACTGTCCATGGAGTTTGCCGCGTTGACGGAACCCTGCTGTGTGGCGTTCAACGCTGTTGTTCAGAACTCCAGGATTACTCCGGGAGACCGCGTGATCGTTCTCGGACCGGGCCCCATTGGGATCCTCTGCGCAGCGATGGCGAGGCTTGCCGGTGCGGACGTGGCGCTGGTCGGGCTCGAGCGTGACCGGGCGCGGCTCGAAGTTGCACGGCACTACGGCTGTGAGGTGATTGTCGGCGATGCAACGGCGTGGGCGAAGGAGCGTGACGGGCTCGGGGCGGATGGCGTCATCGATGCCGCAGGTGTGTCCGCCGCGCTTAAGATTGCGCTCGAGCTCGCACGGCCGAATGGCTGGATCAGCAAGGTCGGCTGGGGCCCGCAGCCTCTGGGATTCTCGCTGGATCCGCTCGTGCAGAAGAATCTGACGCTGCAGGGAAGCTTCAGCCACAACTGGCCGATCTGGGAGCGCGTGCTGGCGCTGCTGGCCTCGGGTCGGCTGGATCTGAAACCGATTGTGGGCGGTGTCTGGAAGCTTGAGGAATGGCATGAGGCGTTCGAGAAGATGCATTCGGGTGCGATCGTGAAAGCGGTGCTTCGGCCCGCGTGA
- a CDS encoding Gfo/Idh/MocA family oxidoreductase: MSQKSDGMNYAPQGKPSPVVKPGEFTFAAAHLDHGHIYGQCNGLIEAGGSLALVFDPDPAKVKTFIERYPQARAARSLDEILDNPSVRLVAAAAIPCERGPIGCRVMEAGKDYFTDKTPFTSLNQLDQAKAVVARTGRKYAVYYSERLHVESAMFATDLVSQGAIGRVIQVIGLGPHRIGAKESRPRWFYEKAKYGGILCDIGSHQFEQFLTFSAATDATVTQAAVANFNNPDTPELEDFGEASLLGDNGTSNYIRVDWFTPKGLSTWGDGRTTILGTKGYIELRKYVDVGRDKTGDNVYIVDDSGERYLNVAGKVGFRFFGELILDCLNRTDKAMTQAHTFKAAELCLRAQLAARRIA, from the coding sequence ATGAGCCAGAAATCCGACGGCATGAATTACGCCCCGCAGGGGAAGCCAAGTCCGGTTGTCAAACCCGGCGAGTTCACCTTCGCCGCCGCGCATCTGGATCACGGTCACATCTATGGACAATGCAACGGACTGATCGAGGCCGGCGGAAGTCTCGCGCTCGTGTTCGATCCCGATCCCGCCAAGGTCAAGACGTTCATCGAGCGCTATCCCCAGGCCAGGGCCGCGCGCTCGCTGGATGAGATTCTCGACAACCCATCCGTGCGCCTTGTCGCTGCCGCGGCCATTCCCTGCGAACGCGGCCCGATCGGCTGCCGGGTCATGGAGGCGGGCAAGGACTATTTCACCGACAAGACTCCGTTCACCTCGCTCAATCAGCTCGACCAAGCCAAGGCGGTCGTGGCCAGAACCGGCCGGAAATACGCCGTTTATTACAGCGAACGGCTGCACGTCGAATCCGCTATGTTCGCCACCGACCTTGTCAGCCAGGGCGCCATCGGGCGCGTCATCCAGGTAATCGGACTGGGGCCGCATCGCATCGGAGCCAAGGAGAGCCGCCCGCGATGGTTCTACGAAAAGGCAAAGTATGGAGGCATACTCTGCGACATCGGCAGCCATCAGTTTGAACAGTTTCTCACATTCTCCGCCGCGACAGACGCAACGGTCACCCAGGCCGCGGTTGCAAATTTCAACAACCCGGACACGCCGGAGCTCGAGGATTTCGGGGAGGCATCCCTGCTCGGGGACAACGGCACGTCGAACTACATTCGGGTCGACTGGTTCACCCCCAAGGGATTGAGCACCTGGGGCGACGGGCGCACGACCATCCTCGGCACAAAAGGATACATCGAGCTTCGCAAGTACGTCGACGTCGGTCGCGACAAGACGGGCGACAACGTGTACATCGTCGATGATTCCGGGGAACGGTACCTCAACGTTGCCGGGAAGGTTGGATTCCGCTTCTTTGGTGAACTGATCCTGGACTGTCTGAATCGCACTGACAAGGCGATGACCCAGGCGCACACGTTCAAGGCGGCGGAACTCTGTCTGCGCGCCCAGCTGGCCGCGAGAAGGATCGCCTGA